A single region of the Kocuria rosea genome encodes:
- a CDS encoding exodeoxyribonuclease III — MRIATWNVNSVRARADRVEAWLQRSDVDVLAMQETKAKDDNFPWELFEYMGYDVAHFGLSQWNGVAIASRVGLEDVERTFPDQPAFGKPGEEPVQEARAIGATCAGVRVWSLYVPNGRGLEDPHMPYKLEWLRVLKDHAKQWVDEDSTAQVALVGDWNVAPQDEDVWDMQFFLDNGLTHVSAPERAAFRAFLEEAGYLDVVRPRHPGPGVYTYWDYKGLRFPKKEGMRIDFQLYSPALAGRVTDASIDREERKGKGASDHAPVVVEIA, encoded by the coding sequence ATGAGGATCGCCACCTGGAACGTGAACTCCGTCCGCGCCCGCGCCGACCGTGTGGAGGCGTGGCTGCAGCGCTCGGACGTGGACGTCCTGGCCATGCAGGAGACCAAGGCGAAGGACGACAACTTCCCCTGGGAGCTCTTCGAGTACATGGGCTACGACGTCGCCCACTTCGGCCTCAGCCAGTGGAACGGCGTGGCGATCGCCTCCCGGGTGGGCCTCGAGGACGTCGAGCGCACCTTCCCGGACCAGCCGGCCTTCGGCAAGCCCGGCGAGGAGCCCGTGCAGGAGGCCCGGGCGATCGGCGCCACGTGCGCCGGCGTGCGCGTCTGGTCCCTCTACGTCCCCAACGGCCGCGGCCTGGAGGACCCGCACATGCCCTACAAGCTGGAGTGGCTGCGCGTGCTCAAGGACCACGCCAAGCAGTGGGTCGACGAGGACTCCACGGCGCAGGTCGCCCTGGTGGGCGACTGGAACGTGGCCCCGCAGGACGAGGACGTGTGGGACATGCAGTTCTTCCTCGACAACGGCCTGACCCATGTCAGCGCGCCCGAGCGCGCCGCCTTCCGCGCCTTCCTCGAGGAGGCCGGCTACCTGGACGTGGTCCGCCCCCGGCACCCCGGCCCGGGCGTCTACACGTACTGGGACTACAAGGGCCTGCGCTTCCCGAAGAAGGAGGGCATGCGCATCGACTTCCAGCTCTACTCCCCCGCCCTGGCCGGCCGCGTCACCGACGCGTCGATCGACCGCGAGGAGCGCAAGGGCAAGGGCGCCTCGGACCACGCCCCCGTCGTCGTCGAGATCGCCTGA